The Streptomyces sp. NBC_01463 DNA window GTACCGCGCGGTCTCTTCCTGCCTGGTGGCAAGGGGGTTGATCGGCCAATTCGACAAGGAATCGACTGGGACCTGAAGTTGGCTGAAAACGTACGGTCGCGTGTACGGAAATCAGTCGTTCTACCGGCGCACTACCCGGGAGGTGCGGTCGCCCCTGTGCGCCCCCTGGGCGGTCCGGGCGGCCGCGCGGGCGGACCGGCGGAGCAGCATCCGGCAGGCCACGGTGACGGCGGCCAGGCCGAGCGCGACGAGCACGGCCCCGGTCGGGGAGTCGCCGTGGGCGATCAGGACGAGCGGTACCAGCAGGCAGCCGAATACCGCCCAGCGGACCACATCGGTCACCGGCTGCGCGGCGGGTTCCGGATGGGCGGGCGGGACGGGTGCGGGCACGGGGTGCTCCCTGGGGCGGCTCGATGACGCTCTGGTCGGTACGGAACGGCCGGCGGACCGCGCGGCGGGTGCGCGGTGACGCGGGCACGTGGCTAACGGACCGGGCCCCGGCCGGTCACCGAATGCGCGCGTACGGGTCCCGCGCGGGCCGCCCCGCCTCGGTGTACCGCGCATCCGGCATTGCCATACGGGGCGGTCTCGGGCATGCTCCCTGAAACGTCGCACGCGCTTTGCGCGGATCTGGGCAGTGGAGGAGTGGCGCCGTACCCTTGGGGGTAAGGGGTTGGGAAGATGATTCCCGGACACCGCAACACCGCCCGCTGACGTAACTTCCCACGTCGCTCTCCTCACGAGGACTCTCTTCGCCGAGACACCGATGGCCGGTCACGAAATCCCCGAACCCGCGGACCGCAAGCAGGTAGCCGACCCTCTGTCGGACCCGCAGACGGCCGAAGACGCATGTCATTCCTGCGATCCCGCCTTCCGGCACGGAGTCGTCGTCGGCTTCGACGGCTCGACCTCCAGTGAGCGGGCCCTCGCGTACGCCATCGGCATGGCCCGGAGAACGGGCTCCGGCCTGATCATCGTGCATGTCGCCAACCGGCTGCCGACCACCGTCTGGGCCGGCTGCGAGCCGCCCGTCTTCGTGGACGTGCCCGATCACCGCACCGAGGTCCTCGGCCTGGAGCTCGCCTGCGCGGACTACCTCGCCGAGGTGCCGTGGGTCCTCGTCGAGCGCGGCGGCGACATCTGCCACGAGCTGGAGGAGGTCGGCCGCGAGTACTCCGCCGACGCCATCGTCGTGGGCTCCACGCACGGGATCGTCGGCCGGATCTTCGGCTCGGTGGCGGGCCGGCTGGCCCGGCGGGCCCAGCGCCCCGTCGTCGTCATCCCGTAGGGGCGGTCCGTACGGCTTCCGTGGCTCCGCGGGTTCCGTAGTGCCCGCGGTTCCCGCGGTTCCGTCGTGGCTTCCTCCCGCCCTTCCCGTGGCTCCCTTTCGGCTCCCTCCGCGCTCCCTTCCGGCTTCCTTCCGCTGTGTTCCGTGGCGCCATTTCCGTCCGTTCCCGGCCCCAACCGGGGGCGGTCGGTTTGTTTTCGGTGCCCTTCCGGTCCGTCCGCGGTCCGCTTCCGGTCCTCATCCGGTCCTCATCCGGTCCGCTCCGGCCGGGGGCGGCTGCTTCACGCCCAGGTGGGCGGGCATGGCGTCAACTCGACTACGGAAACAGGGAGAAGAGCGAAGCTACCGACCCGTAGAGGTGGATTGTGCGCTTGTGAAGGGTACGTAAACGTCACTGGACACAGCACGATTGCATGTGAAGGGAGCCCGCCGTGGACAACGACGTCTCTGCGGGAAACACCAGCACCTCCACCCTCGGCCATCTCGCCCTGGGAGTCACGCTGTTGGCATTCGGGATCGGTCACACCGGGGCCGTGGACGGGGTGACGGCGGCGGACGCCGTCTCGCTCGCCCTGTACGTCGGCGGTATCGCCCTGTTCGTCGCCGGACTCCTGGCGTTCCGGGCGGGCGATGCCTTCGCCGGTACCGCCTTCGCCGGACTCGGCGCCTTCTGGTTCACCTGGGGCACCGGCGCCGACGCCCGGGTCTCCGACCATGCGGCAGGGCTGTTCCTGCTGCTCTGGGCCCTGTTCGCGCTCACGCTGACGCTCGGTGCCGCCGGGCGCGGTCTGCTCGGGCAGGGGACGTACGGGCTGCTGTTCGTGGGGCTGCTGCTGCTGGGCATCGGGCAGTTCGCGGACAGCGGCTTCCTGGCGAAGGCGGGCGGCTGGTTCGCCGTGGTGGCCGGCCTCGCCGCCTGGTACGGGGCGACAGCGGCGCTGGCCCACTGGCCGACGGCGGTACCGAAGCGGACTGCCGGCCGAGGTGTGACGGCCACCGGCTGAGGCAGTGACCCGGGCCGGTTCCGGGCGGCACCGGCCCGTGACGGGAGAGCGGCCCCGCACCCACCTCCAGTGGGTGCGGGGCCGCTCTTCGCCTTCCGCGGGGGTGGTGCCTACTCGACGGTGACGGACTTCGCCAGGTTGCGCGGCTTGTCGATGTCACGGCCCATGGCCAGCGCCGTGTGGTAGGCGAGGAGCTGGAGCGGGATGCCCATCAGGATCGGGTCCAGCTCGTTCTCGTTCTTCGGGACGACGATCGTGTGGTCGGCCTTCTCCTGCTCGCGGTGCGCCACGGCGAGGATGCGGCCGCTGCGGGCCTTGATCTCCTCCAGCGCGGCGCGGTTCTTCTCCAGCAGGTCGTCGTCCGGGACGATCGCGACCGTGGGGAGCGCCGGCTCGATGAGCGCCAGCGGACCGTGCTTCAGCTCCGAGGCGGGGTAGGCCTCGGCGTGGATGTACGAGATCTCCTTGAGCTTCAGGGAGGCCTCGAGGGCGACGGGGTAGCCCCTGACGCGGCCGATGAACATCATCGACTGAGCGCCCGCGTACTCCTCGGCCAGCTTCTTGATCTCGTCCTCCGACTCGAGGATCTGACCGATCTGCTCGGGCAGCTTGCGCAGGCCCTCGATGATCCGCTTGCCGTCGGAGACCGACAGGTCGCGGATGCGGCCCAGGTGCAGGGCGAGCAGCGCGAAGGCGACCACGGTGTTGGTGAAGCACTTGGTGGAGACGACGCAGACCTCGGGGCCGGCGTGGACGTACATGCCTCCGTCGGCCTCGCGGGCGATCGCCGAGCCGACGACGTTGACGACACCGAGGACCCGGGCGCCCTTGCGCTTGAGTTCCTGGACGGCGGCCAGCACGTCGTACGTCTCACCGGACTGGGAGACGGCGACGTACAGGGTGTCGGGGTCCACGACCGGGTTGCGGTAGCGGAACTCGGACGCGGGCTCGGCGTCCGCGGGGATCCGGGCCAGCTCCTCGATGAGACCGGCGCCGATCATGCCCGCGTGGTACGAGGTGCCGCAGCCCAGGATCTTGATCCGGCGGACCCCGCGGGCCTCGCGGGCGTCCAGGTTCAGTCCGCCCAGGTGCACGGTGGAGAAGCGGTCGTCGATGCGGCCGCGCAGCACGCGGTCCACGGCTTCGGCCTGCTCGGAGATCTCCTTGTGCATGTACGTGTCGTGGCCGCCCATGTCGTACGACTCGGCCTCCCACTCCACCGTGGTGGGCGTGGCCGTCGTGGTCGAGCCCTCGGTGGTGTACGTACGGAAGTCGTCGGCCTTGAGGGTGGCCATCTCGCCGTCGTCCAGGGTGACGATCTGGCGGGTGTGCGCGACCAGGGCGGCGACGTCGGAGGCGACGAACATCTCCTTCTCGCCGATGCCGAGGACGACCGGGGAGCCGTTGCGGGCGACGACGATGCGGTCGTTGAAGTCGGCGTGCATGACGGCGATGCCGTACGTGCCCTCGACGGACTTCAGCGCCTCGCGGACCTTCTCCTCCAGGGTGTCCGCCTCGGAACGGGCGATCAGGTGGACCAGCACCTCGGTGTCGGTCTCGGAGAGGAAGACGACGCCGTCGGCGACGAGCCGGGCGCGGAGCTCGGAGGCGTTGTCGATGATCCCGTTGTGGACGACGGCGACCTTGTTGTCGGCGTCCAGGTGCGGGTGGGCGTTCTCGTCGCTCGGGGCG harbors:
- a CDS encoding acetate uptake transporter, whose amino-acid sequence is MDNDVSAGNTSTSTLGHLALGVTLLAFGIGHTGAVDGVTAADAVSLALYVGGIALFVAGLLAFRAGDAFAGTAFAGLGAFWFTWGTGADARVSDHAAGLFLLLWALFALTLTLGAAGRGLLGQGTYGLLFVGLLLLGIGQFADSGFLAKAGGWFAVVAGLAAWYGATAALAHWPTAVPKRTAGRGVTATG
- a CDS encoding universal stress protein, whose product is MAGHEIPEPADRKQVADPLSDPQTAEDACHSCDPAFRHGVVVGFDGSTSSERALAYAIGMARRTGSGLIIVHVANRLPTTVWAGCEPPVFVDVPDHRTEVLGLELACADYLAEVPWVLVERGGDICHELEEVGREYSADAIVVGSTHGIVGRIFGSVAGRLARRAQRPVVVIP
- the glmS gene encoding glutamine--fructose-6-phosphate transaminase (isomerizing): MCGIVGYIGKRDVAPLLLEGLQRLEYRGYDSAGIVITGKPAAGKPAALKMVKAKGRVRELESRVPKRFAGTTGIAHTRWATHGAPSDENAHPHLDADNKVAVVHNGIIDNASELRARLVADGVVFLSETDTEVLVHLIARSEADTLEEKVREALKSVEGTYGIAVMHADFNDRIVVARNGSPVVLGIGEKEMFVASDVAALVAHTRQIVTLDDGEMATLKADDFRTYTTEGSTTTATPTTVEWEAESYDMGGHDTYMHKEISEQAEAVDRVLRGRIDDRFSTVHLGGLNLDAREARGVRRIKILGCGTSYHAGMIGAGLIEELARIPADAEPASEFRYRNPVVDPDTLYVAVSQSGETYDVLAAVQELKRKGARVLGVVNVVGSAIAREADGGMYVHAGPEVCVVSTKCFTNTVVAFALLALHLGRIRDLSVSDGKRIIEGLRKLPEQIGQILESEDEIKKLAEEYAGAQSMMFIGRVRGYPVALEASLKLKEISYIHAEAYPASELKHGPLALIEPALPTVAIVPDDDLLEKNRAALEEIKARSGRILAVAHREQEKADHTIVVPKNENELDPILMGIPLQLLAYHTALAMGRDIDKPRNLAKSVTVE